A window of the Rhizobium brockwellii genome harbors these coding sequences:
- a CDS encoding GNAT family N-acetyltransferase codes for MRIDIIDTIAGFEAVRENWDQVFLEDPDAQHFLSWIWLKNYLFRRRRWFILALRERDPEAPYVAFFPLRLITHLNEKTGLFYDEIIMAGNFAADYTGFIVRPDYEHHAIAGFASFIKHQNWTDLKLEYFSGPASRREKMIEALQGPEVMFRDSSPKNSENIDNTICPIVPLPASFDDYLEQRMSSQTRQKLRRFLRKIEGDDIYRITMATPETIDRDLDILFNLWRIKWSARKGAERTERLIITTREMLMDSFNSGNLEVPVLWCGDQPLGALANIVDRQKKAILFYITGRDENWKTPSPGLILHGYCIRRAIEQGFKTYDFLRGNEPYKYMFGVEERRISCTLFRTRNGQNLHGVLNPRSIRFVYEQALDMYRNGARSKAEIAFNQVLQSAPGHTGAEFGLANLLFDRGKLTEALTAYKALVEQAPDPTPIQMRLGDTQLALHQYDHAAETFRRVGEIGPHLIQAHYKRGIALAASKRLAEAEAVFAAIQDVHSDDPTALDYAAKAGVALERLRSITEPAAGKTDVVPETIARWNRGRQLSERRRPRLH; via the coding sequence ATGCGCATAGATATCATCGATACCATTGCGGGGTTCGAGGCGGTACGCGAGAACTGGGATCAGGTCTTCCTGGAAGATCCAGACGCGCAGCATTTCCTCTCCTGGATATGGCTGAAGAACTATCTGTTCCGCCGACGCCGCTGGTTCATCCTCGCCCTTCGCGAACGCGATCCCGAAGCACCCTATGTCGCCTTCTTTCCGCTGCGCCTCATCACGCATCTGAACGAAAAGACCGGGCTCTTCTACGACGAGATCATCATGGCCGGAAATTTTGCGGCCGATTATACCGGCTTCATCGTCAGGCCGGACTACGAGCATCATGCCATTGCCGGTTTTGCTTCGTTTATCAAACATCAGAACTGGACCGACCTGAAACTCGAATATTTCAGCGGTCCTGCCAGCCGGCGCGAGAAGATGATCGAGGCGCTGCAAGGACCGGAGGTGATGTTTCGCGACAGCTCGCCCAAGAACAGTGAGAATATCGACAATACGATCTGTCCCATCGTCCCCCTGCCGGCAAGCTTCGACGACTATCTCGAGCAGCGCATGAGCAGCCAGACGCGCCAGAAGCTCCGGCGGTTCCTGCGCAAGATCGAAGGCGACGATATTTACCGGATCACGATGGCAACTCCCGAGACCATCGATCGGGACCTGGACATCCTCTTCAATCTCTGGCGGATCAAATGGAGTGCCCGTAAAGGCGCGGAGCGGACCGAGCGGCTGATCATCACCACGCGCGAGATGCTGATGGACAGTTTCAACAGCGGCAATCTCGAGGTGCCGGTCCTTTGGTGTGGCGACCAGCCGCTCGGCGCGCTGGCGAATATCGTCGATCGGCAGAAGAAGGCCATCCTCTTCTATATCACCGGCCGCGATGAGAACTGGAAGACACCGTCTCCCGGCCTCATCCTGCATGGCTACTGCATCCGGCGGGCGATCGAGCAGGGCTTCAAGACCTATGACTTCCTGCGCGGAAACGAACCCTATAAATATATGTTCGGGGTGGAGGAAAGGCGGATCAGCTGCACCTTGTTCCGCACCCGCAACGGCCAGAACCTGCATGGCGTGCTCAACCCGCGCAGCATTCGTTTCGTCTATGAACAGGCGCTCGACATGTATCGCAATGGAGCCCGGAGCAAGGCGGAGATCGCCTTCAACCAGGTTCTGCAATCGGCGCCAGGGCATACCGGCGCGGAATTCGGGCTTGCCAATCTGCTGTTCGACCGAGGCAAACTGACGGAGGCACTGACTGCCTACAAGGCTCTTGTCGAGCAAGCGCCCGATCCGACGCCGATCCAAATGCGGCTTGGCGACACGCAGCTTGCCCTGCATCAATATGACCATGCCGCAGAGACTTTCCGCCGGGTCGGCGAGATCGGGCCGCATCTCATCCAGGCGCATTACAAGCGTGGTATCGCCCTTGCTGCCAGCAAACGACTAGCCGAGGCGGAGGCGGTCTTCGCCGCAATCCAGGACGTGCATTCGGACGATCCGACCGCACTCGATTATGCCGCCAAGGCGGGTGTTGCCCTTGAACGCCTGCGCTCGATCACCGAGCCTGCCGCTGGCAAGACGGACGTCGTGCCGGAGACCATCGCCCGCTGGAACCGAGGACGGCAGCTCAGCGAGCGACGCCGGCCACGTCTGCATTGA